The Thermotoga sp. SG1 genome includes a window with the following:
- the murA gene encoding UDP-N-acetylglucosamine 1-carboxyvinyltransferase, with amino-acid sequence MGKFLVQGETILEGEVEISGSKNAALPIMAASILCDEEIVLENVPRLQDVFVMKDILTSIGFEATFNGNNFTIKRARDISQEVPYELVRKMRASFNVLGPIAARTGRARVALPGGCSIGVRPVDFHLEGLKKLGFSIKMEHGFVEAVLEKKVEDVTITLPFPSVGATEHLMTTASLLNGAHVVIENAAMEPEIVDLQNFLNAMGGNVKGAGTSRIEIFGAKKMRGTQYRIIPDRIEAGTYLVAIAASKGKGLIKNLKPEHLTNFLEKIEQTGVTLKIFQNSIEIKMRERPEPVDITTNPYPGFPTDLQPQMMVYLSVAKGVSVITENVFKTRFLHVDELKRMGADIEVSGNVAIVRGVEKLSGAPVEGTDLRATAALLIAGIIAEGSTEINNVEHIFRGYENVVEKFKKLGAEIEYVPGEVEEDRED; translated from the coding sequence TTGGGCAAATTCCTAGTCCAGGGAGAAACAATCCTCGAAGGTGAAGTGGAAATATCTGGATCCAAAAATGCCGCTTTACCCATAATGGCGGCGTCCATTTTGTGTGATGAAGAAATCGTTTTAGAGAACGTTCCAAGGCTTCAAGACGTTTTTGTCATGAAAGATATCTTGACTTCAATAGGTTTTGAAGCCACATTCAACGGCAATAATTTCACCATAAAAAGGGCCAGGGATATATCTCAGGAAGTACCTTATGAGCTTGTCAGAAAAATGCGAGCGTCCTTCAACGTTCTTGGACCAATAGCTGCAAGAACAGGAAGAGCACGAGTAGCTTTACCCGGTGGATGCTCCATCGGTGTAAGACCTGTTGACTTCCATCTGGAAGGTCTCAAAAAACTCGGTTTCTCCATAAAAATGGAGCACGGTTTCGTCGAAGCTGTCCTCGAAAAAAAGGTGGAAGACGTTACGATCACACTCCCGTTTCCAAGCGTTGGAGCAACAGAGCACCTAATGACAACCGCATCTCTTTTGAATGGAGCACACGTTGTCATAGAAAACGCTGCAATGGAACCGGAGATCGTTGATCTTCAAAATTTTCTCAACGCAATGGGAGGCAATGTGAAAGGAGCAGGGACCAGTCGTATAGAAATATTTGGAGCCAAAAAGATGAGAGGAACCCAGTACAGGATCATTCCAGACAGAATAGAAGCGGGGACATATTTAGTTGCCATCGCTGCAAGCAAAGGAAAAGGATTGATAAAAAACTTGAAACCAGAACATCTCACGAACTTTCTTGAAAAAATCGAGCAAACAGGTGTTACTTTGAAGATCTTCCAGAATTCCATAGAAATAAAGATGAGAGAAAGGCCAGAACCGGTAGATATCACGACCAATCCTTATCCAGGCTTTCCCACCGATCTTCAGCCCCAGATGATGGTGTACCTTTCTGTGGCAAAAGGAGTCTCAGTTATCACCGAGAACGTGTTCAAAACAAGGTTTCTGCACGTTGATGAACTGAAAAGAATGGGAGCGGACATAGAGGTATCCGGGAACGTCGCCATAGTGAGAGGTGTGGAGAAACTCAGCGGTGCTCCAGTTGAGGGAACAGATCTGAGAGCAACAGCCGCCCTTCTCATAGCAGGTATCATCGCAGAAGGTTCCACAGAGATAAACAACGTGGAACACATATTCAGGGGTTACGAAAACGTTGTGGAGAAATTCAAAAAATTGGGAGCAGAGATCGAATATGTACCGGGAGAAGTTGAAGAGGATCGAGAAGATTGA
- a CDS encoding radical SAM protein, translating into MYREKLKRIEKIENILWENLKKCQLCPRKCGVDRYRKAGFCGLNAFPKLSNAVLHFGEEPPISGKTGAGTVFFSGCNMKCVYCQNMGFSQNDIGTEIEVEDLAEIFLVLQRHGAKTLNLVTPTPHLPFIVSAMKIAIEEGLELPVVYNTSGYEDPEVLKLLEGIVDIYLSDIRYSSDEASLKYSKTPDYWSVVQKATIEMFRQVGPFNEEKMKGLIVRVLVLPGNVVNYSEIFSFLSSLSTRIPVSIMSQYLPHFNARKFPEINRKVQQEEYEKILELAESFGFTEGWYQSEEKERVTARGIKEITKKLRFLWLNSDNRR; encoded by the coding sequence ATGTACCGGGAGAAGTTGAAGAGGATCGAGAAGATTGAAAACATTCTCTGGGAGAATCTGAAAAAATGCCAGCTCTGTCCCAGAAAATGTGGAGTTGACAGATACAGGAAAGCCGGTTTTTGCGGGCTCAACGCTTTCCCAAAACTCTCGAACGCCGTCCTTCATTTCGGGGAAGAGCCTCCCATCTCTGGAAAGACGGGTGCTGGCACGGTGTTCTTCAGTGGGTGCAACATGAAATGCGTGTACTGCCAGAACATGGGATTCAGTCAGAACGACATCGGAACAGAGATCGAAGTGGAAGACCTTGCAGAGATCTTTCTTGTCCTTCAAAGGCACGGTGCAAAAACGCTGAACCTTGTCACTCCCACGCCACACCTGCCGTTCATAGTGTCTGCCATGAAGATTGCTATAGAAGAAGGATTGGAACTTCCCGTGGTCTACAACACCAGCGGATATGAAGATCCAGAGGTACTCAAACTTCTGGAAGGCATCGTGGACATCTATCTTTCCGATATAAGGTACTCAAGCGACGAAGCATCCTTGAAGTACTCAAAAACACCGGATTACTGGTCGGTGGTTCAAAAAGCAACGATCGAAATGTTCAGGCAGGTAGGCCCTTTCAACGAAGAGAAGATGAAGGGCCTCATCGTCAGGGTTCTCGTCCTTCCTGGAAACGTTGTGAATTACTCGGAAATCTTTTCTTTCCTTTCTTCTCTTTCCACGCGCATTCCCGTCTCTATCATGAGTCAGTACCTTCCTCATTTCAATGCCAGAAAATTTCCCGAGATAAACAGAAAGGTTCAACAGGAAGAGTATGAAAAAATTCTGGAACTCGCAGAAAGTTTTGGATTCACCGAAGGATGGTACCAGTCCGAAGAAAAAGAGAGAGTCACCGCCAGGGGTATCAAGGAAATCACAAAAAAATTGAGATTTCTGTGGCTAAATTCTGATAATCGCCGGTAA
- a CDS encoding ABC transporter permease, producing MKILEVLWNIFTNPLFYKLTLTASTPLLFASLGGVFSEITGVVNIALEGIMLLGAFSSVVITYYTGNVWLGFLLSIPIGVGFSWFHAWASIKWRGNQIVSATALILVAQGLTGFLMEPIFGQPGQTPYVGRINEISIPGVSKIPFLREAIGTISPIVLLAFALVAFAWFLIYKTPLGLRMRAVGENPEAADTLGVDVFKIRYFGVLMSGALASMGGAFLSIGEVGNFRELMTGGRGFIALAAMILGNWNPVGAMWACLLFGMSEALANQLQSSPLLNVPATVKPLFNLFPFVVTLVVVAGLIGRTRPPAADGVPYEKEE from the coding sequence ATGAAAATCCTGGAAGTTCTCTGGAATATATTCACAAACCCTCTCTTCTACAAACTCACACTCACCGCCTCAACACCCCTTCTTTTTGCTTCACTTGGAGGAGTGTTCAGTGAAATCACCGGAGTCGTGAACATCGCCCTGGAAGGTATCATGCTGCTGGGGGCTTTCTCTTCTGTGGTCATCACTTATTACACTGGTAATGTCTGGCTGGGGTTCTTGCTATCCATTCCAATCGGTGTTGGTTTTTCCTGGTTCCACGCCTGGGCCAGTATTAAGTGGAGAGGGAACCAGATAGTGAGCGCAACGGCACTCATCCTCGTGGCACAGGGATTGACGGGCTTCCTCATGGAACCAATCTTTGGCCAGCCCGGTCAAACACCTTACGTTGGCAGAATCAATGAAATAAGCATTCCTGGAGTTTCGAAAATACCATTTCTCAGAGAGGCGATAGGCACGATCAGTCCCATCGTCCTTCTTGCTTTTGCTCTGGTTGCCTTTGCATGGTTTTTGATATACAAAACGCCCCTTGGTTTGAGAATGAGGGCGGTCGGAGAAAATCCGGAAGCGGCAGACACTCTCGGCGTTGACGTCTTCAAGATCAGGTACTTTGGTGTGCTCATGAGTGGCGCCTTGGCTTCCATGGGGGGTGCTTTCCTCTCCATAGGCGAAGTGGGAAACTTCAGAGAACTTATGACAGGTGGAAGAGGGTTCATCGCCCTGGCCGCCATGATACTCGGTAACTGGAATCCCGTCGGTGCCATGTGGGCATGCCTTCTCTTCGGTATGTCCGAGGCCCTTGCCAATCAGCTTCAAAGCAGTCCTTTGCTCAACGTGCCGGCAACTGTAAAACCCCTTTTCAACCTCTTTCCATTCGTTGTCACCCTCGTGGTTGTAGCGGGACTGATCGGAAGAACAAGACCACCCGCCGCCGATGGTGTTCCTTATGAAAAAGAGGAGTGA
- a CDS encoding ROK family transcriptional regulator encodes MKYNSPRIKILNKKTILKVVHENHPLSRSDISEITGLTPSSVTRLTKELIDEGYIREIGTMGKNSPGRRRVLLDLKKEAFLSLVFDIGVNITTYGIGFFDGEVELRGTFNTPKNPEEFFKTAREIYERISREHSITRISFSVPGMVDLEEKKILLAPNLGWENVNIEDLLEVDVPVLADNEANLSMLAEKYHSEDLRNVEEAVFIIIREGVGTGLMVDGKIFRGPSFTAGEAGHMTVNMYSDRQCHCSNWGCWELVSSINWAIEQYGKELEGKNSIEKFQALKQKNDAKRVLMRFAENIAVGIVNLVNILNPELVILGGEVVDLGDSFFSIIEDFVRQRALKAAVRNLKIRPTAFRNISSNLVGAAVLAVEDIIEKVK; translated from the coding sequence TTGAAATACAACTCTCCGAGAATAAAAATTCTCAACAAAAAAACCATCCTAAAGGTGGTACACGAAAATCATCCCCTCTCCAGATCCGACATCTCAGAGATCACGGGGCTCACCCCAAGCAGTGTGACAAGACTGACCAAAGAACTCATAGACGAAGGCTACATAAGAGAGATTGGAACCATGGGAAAAAATTCTCCTGGAAGAAGAAGGGTACTTCTTGATTTGAAGAAGGAGGCTTTTTTGAGTCTTGTCTTCGATATAGGTGTGAACATCACCACCTACGGCATTGGATTTTTCGATGGAGAAGTGGAATTGCGCGGTACGTTCAACACTCCGAAAAATCCAGAAGAGTTCTTCAAAACAGCAAGAGAAATATACGAGCGTATCTCGCGCGAACACAGTATCACGAGGATTTCTTTCTCCGTTCCGGGAATGGTGGATCTGGAAGAGAAAAAGATCCTTCTTGCTCCAAATCTCGGTTGGGAGAACGTGAATATAGAGGATCTTCTGGAAGTTGATGTTCCCGTCCTTGCAGACAACGAAGCGAACCTTTCCATGCTCGCCGAGAAGTACCACTCCGAGGATCTGAGAAACGTCGAAGAAGCCGTGTTCATAATCATCAGAGAAGGTGTCGGAACGGGTTTGATGGTCGATGGAAAGATCTTCAGGGGCCCTTCCTTCACGGCGGGAGAAGCGGGACACATGACCGTGAACATGTACTCCGATAGACAGTGTCACTGCTCAAACTGGGGATGCTGGGAACTGGTCTCTTCCATAAACTGGGCAATTGAACAGTACGGAAAAGAACTCGAAGGAAAGAACTCGATAGAGAAGTTTCAGGCACTCAAGCAGAAAAACGACGCAAAGAGAGTTTTGATGAGATTCGCCGAGAACATAGCGGTCGGCATCGTAAACCTGGTGAACATCCTGAACCCGGAACTGGTGATCCTGGGAGGGGAAGTTGTGGATCTTGGAGACAGTTTCTTCAGTATCATAGAGGATTTTGTCCGCCAGAGAGCCCTGAAAGCGGCGGTGAGGAATTTGAAAATAAGACCCACCGCTTTCAGGAACATCAGCTCGAACCTCGTTGGTGCGGCTGTGCTGGCCGTGGAAGACATCATAGAGAAAGTGAAATGA
- a CDS encoding TM0106 family RecB-like putative nuclease, with protein sequence MVVDYRDLENFTTCPRKFYLSRGQEPFYSSTFEDLLFVGFSLENPVVEAEFEGMKLIARPDLVVKEQGGWRIVLKKRAKKFKEKYALEAAYHAFVFTKAGLVVSGVEILSDSFSRRMENWRNLMPVVENILLEMRETSEDPDPKVGRHCRYCDFLEDCEKKLLERKSLLLVNGIGEETRKILYDMGIETIEDLSNADQRTMEKVFGKEKGRRFILAARAFLEDRVIVIEPPERLPEGIVVDIEYYPAEERDFLYGFLIDDEYRYFLFEEEKDKLVEFLNSLDSSSRFYHYHGPEKRKILRMVNRFTFLDVFSILKRHFVFPVMSYSLKRIARYLGYEWRTPLNGYEIISLYETWRKTKDAEILKQMLLYNEDDVRATKKVLDFMRSHSSFS encoded by the coding sequence GTGGTGGTCGATTACAGAGACCTGGAAAACTTTACAACGTGCCCAAGGAAGTTCTATCTGAGCAGAGGGCAAGAGCCTTTTTACTCTAGCACGTTTGAGGACCTTCTGTTTGTAGGATTTTCTCTGGAAAATCCCGTTGTCGAAGCTGAGTTTGAAGGCATGAAACTGATCGCAAGGCCCGATCTGGTCGTGAAGGAGCAGGGTGGGTGGAGAATCGTTCTGAAAAAGCGAGCAAAAAAGTTCAAAGAAAAATATGCTCTGGAAGCTGCTTATCATGCTTTCGTGTTCACAAAAGCCGGTCTTGTTGTCAGTGGGGTGGAGATTCTATCGGATAGTTTCTCACGGAGGATGGAGAACTGGAGAAATCTGATGCCCGTCGTTGAAAATATCTTACTGGAGATGAGGGAAACCTCGGAAGATCCCGACCCAAAAGTTGGAAGACACTGTAGGTACTGTGATTTTCTGGAAGATTGTGAGAAAAAGTTGCTGGAAAGAAAAAGCCTGTTGCTTGTGAACGGTATCGGTGAGGAGACAAGAAAGATTCTTTATGATATGGGAATAGAGACCATTGAAGATCTTTCAAACGCCGATCAGAGAACTATGGAAAAGGTCTTTGGAAAAGAGAAAGGAAGAAGATTTATACTGGCAGCACGTGCCTTCCTTGAAGATCGGGTTATAGTGATCGAACCGCCTGAAAGATTGCCGGAGGGAATAGTGGTGGATATAGAGTACTATCCAGCCGAGGAAAGGGATTTTCTGTATGGATTTTTGATAGATGATGAATACAGATATTTTCTGTTTGAGGAGGAGAAGGACAAACTGGTCGAGTTTTTGAACTCTCTTGACAGCAGTTCAAGGTTCTACCACTACCATGGTCCAGAGAAGCGGAAAATCCTGAGAATGGTTAATAGATTCACCTTTCTCGATGTCTTCTCCATTCTGAAGCGTCATTTTGTCTTTCCCGTCATGTCATACTCTCTCAAGAGAATAGCCAGATATCTCGGTTATGAGTGGAGAACTCCTTTGAACGGTTATGAAATAATCTCTCTATACGAAACCTGGCGGAAGACAAAGGATGCGGAAATACTCAAGCAAATGCTCCTCTACAACGAGGACGATGTGAGAGCAACGAAAAAAGTTCTGGACTTCATGAGGTCTCACTCCTCTTTTTCATAA
- a CDS encoding ABC transporter permease, with protein sequence MKGRIWAFLVPFFSVVIALLIAAVVIVLIGQNPVIAYKAMIEGAFGDLQALADTIIKTTPLILTGLAVGFGFRAGIFNIGAEGQMIMGAILATVVGMNMRGVPPSLAIPLTMIAGMLGGAVWASIAGYLKAKTGAHEVVTTIMLNWIATYISSYLITGPLAVGSGTPKSPEIAPSAKLPPIVTVGALEMTSGIVISIITAVVIYIVLEKTRTGYEVKATGFNPYAAEYGGISISKNIVMSMAISGALAGLAGALEVMGLHHRFLGTLSGGKGFDGISIALIGQNHPIGIIFASFLIASLRTGSSNMQFVGVPKHIVTIIQGIVIFLVAADRIVKTLFRARKVRR encoded by the coding sequence ATGAAAGGAAGAATCTGGGCGTTTCTTGTCCCGTTTTTCTCGGTTGTCATAGCTCTTCTGATTGCGGCCGTTGTGATCGTTCTAATAGGACAAAATCCTGTGATAGCCTACAAAGCTATGATCGAGGGGGCTTTTGGAGATCTTCAGGCCCTTGCAGACACGATCATAAAGACCACTCCGCTGATACTGACTGGACTTGCAGTTGGATTCGGCTTCAGAGCAGGCATCTTCAACATAGGGGCAGAAGGTCAGATGATAATGGGTGCCATCCTTGCTACGGTGGTTGGAATGAACATGAGGGGTGTTCCACCATCGCTCGCTATTCCACTGACGATGATCGCTGGGATGCTGGGCGGAGCGGTGTGGGCGTCCATAGCGGGGTATCTGAAAGCAAAGACGGGTGCACATGAAGTCGTCACCACCATAATGTTGAACTGGATTGCCACTTACATCTCTTCTTATCTCATCACCGGACCACTGGCTGTCGGTTCCGGTACACCGAAAAGCCCGGAGATCGCTCCTTCCGCAAAACTTCCTCCCATTGTCACTGTTGGAGCACTCGAGATGACATCGGGCATTGTGATTTCGATCATCACAGCCGTTGTCATATACATCGTCCTTGAAAAAACCAGGACCGGTTACGAAGTGAAAGCGACCGGATTCAACCCATACGCCGCTGAATACGGTGGAATAAGCATTTCGAAGAATATCGTTATGTCCATGGCGATAAGCGGTGCGTTGGCCGGACTTGCAGGAGCATTGGAGGTAATGGGGCTCCACCATAGATTCCTCGGAACCCTCTCGGGAGGAAAGGGTTTCGACGGTATATCGATCGCTCTGATCGGCCAGAATCATCCGATAGGAATCATTTTCGCCTCTTTCCTCATCGCTTCACTCAGGACGGGTTCCAGCAACATGCAGTTTGTGGGCGTTCCAAAACACATCGTAACGATCATACAGGGAATTGTGATATTCCTTGTCGCCGCCGATAGAATCGTCAAAACTCTCTTCAGAGCCAGGAAGGTGAGAAGATGA
- a CDS encoding iron-containing alcohol dehydrogenase, with amino-acid sequence MFKISCYLPTEIIFRAGAVDELEERAKTLGKKALIVTGRSSTKKTGLLQRVQDLLKKAGVESIVFDKIVPNPISDHVDEAAEIVRKEKIDFIVGLGGGSPIDSAKAISITAPNEGKFWDYVPVGGGKIPEKSIPVVAIPTTHGTGTEADPFAVITNPETKEKVGIGYRNTFPVLSLVDPEVMKTLPKDQTAYTSMDAFYHAIEAFLNINANPYSDVLSLDAMKRIVTYLPVAYENGEDMEARTNLAWASTEAGITETLTGVIANHALEHGLSGFYPEITHGLGLCITGPYLFEYIFDHVYERLAIIGREVFGVYETDDRKAGKLAIKKLRDFQEMFGLNKRLSELGVKEEDIPKMAETGYRILNGVVVVTPGNLTAKDMEEIFRRCY; translated from the coding sequence ATGTTCAAGATATCATGTTATCTTCCAACAGAAATAATCTTCAGAGCGGGAGCAGTAGATGAACTGGAAGAGAGGGCAAAGACACTGGGAAAGAAAGCGCTGATCGTCACTGGAAGGTCCAGCACGAAAAAAACGGGTCTTCTCCAGAGAGTTCAGGATCTTCTCAAAAAAGCAGGGGTTGAAAGCATCGTCTTTGACAAGATCGTTCCCAACCCGATATCGGATCATGTGGATGAGGCCGCAGAGATCGTGAGAAAAGAAAAGATAGATTTCATTGTGGGACTTGGTGGTGGAAGCCCTATAGACAGTGCAAAGGCGATCTCCATCACCGCTCCAAACGAAGGAAAATTCTGGGACTACGTTCCCGTGGGAGGGGGAAAGATTCCCGAAAAGTCCATCCCCGTCGTTGCCATTCCGACCACCCACGGAACGGGAACGGAAGCCGACCCATTCGCCGTGATCACAAATCCTGAAACAAAAGAGAAAGTGGGTATCGGATACAGAAACACCTTCCCCGTTCTTTCCCTGGTGGATCCTGAGGTGATGAAGACCCTTCCCAAAGATCAGACCGCTTACACTTCGATGGATGCGTTCTACCACGCCATAGAGGCATTTTTGAACATAAACGCAAATCCTTACTCAGACGTTCTCTCTTTGGATGCCATGAAGAGAATCGTGACGTATCTTCCTGTCGCCTACGAAAACGGAGAGGACATGGAAGCCAGGACGAACCTTGCCTGGGCAAGCACCGAAGCAGGGATCACGGAAACACTGACCGGTGTCATTGCAAACCACGCGCTTGAACACGGTCTCAGTGGATTTTACCCGGAGATCACACACGGTCTTGGACTGTGCATCACGGGACCCTATCTGTTCGAGTACATATTCGACCACGTCTATGAAAGACTCGCCATCATCGGAAGAGAAGTGTTCGGGGTGTACGAAACAGACGACAGGAAAGCCGGAAAACTCGCCATCAAAAAACTCAGAGACTTCCAAGAGATGTTCGGACTGAACAAAAGACTGAGTGAACTTGGTGTGAAAGAAGAGGACATACCGAAGATGGCAGAAACCGGCTACAGAATATTGAATGGAGTTGTCGTTGTAACACCCGGGAATCTGACGGCAAAGGACATGGAGGAGATATTCAGAAGGTGTTACTGA
- a CDS encoding diguanylate cyclase domain-containing protein — MSDNTELLKRIEELEKKLRQCQEREKELESLIEEYNEVLKKQFQVFDDFFEKLGTKKMIDPLTRVYSKDHFLRLLSYQHQRSFEENTPYTIFFVKVKPSDTEKESTLMKVGKVLKECVRVPLDSVGRYSEDIFALFVVDVSKSVATKIAERIENSIKDIPVEYKIAFKSYPEDFMDLEKTLSELEKAVS, encoded by the coding sequence GTGAGTGACAATACAGAACTTCTAAAGAGGATCGAAGAACTTGAAAAAAAACTCAGGCAGTGTCAAGAAAGAGAAAAAGAACTGGAATCACTAATCGAGGAGTACAACGAGGTGTTGAAGAAACAGTTTCAGGTTTTCGATGACTTCTTCGAGAAACTCGGAACCAAGAAGATGATCGATCCTCTGACAAGGGTCTATTCAAAGGATCACTTCCTGAGACTTCTTTCTTATCAGCACCAGAGATCGTTCGAAGAGAACACACCGTACACGATCTTCTTTGTGAAAGTGAAACCTTCTGACACAGAAAAAGAGAGCACACTCATGAAGGTGGGGAAAGTTCTGAAAGAGTGTGTGAGAGTGCCGCTCGACAGCGTTGGAAGGTACTCGGAGGATATCTTCGCACTCTTCGTTGTCGATGTGTCAAAGAGTGTGGCAACGAAGATAGCAGAAAGAATAGAAAACTCCATAAAAGATATACCAGTAGAGTACAAAATCGCTTTTAAGAGTTACCCAGAAGACTTCATGGATCTGGAAAAAACGCTCTCTGAACTTGAAAAGGCGGTGTCGTAA